In Vigna unguiculata cultivar IT97K-499-35 chromosome 3, ASM411807v1, whole genome shotgun sequence, a single genomic region encodes these proteins:
- the LOC114177130 gene encoding phospholipase A1-IIgamma-like produces MGSIARKWRELSGRSNWKSLVEPLDIDLRRYIIHYGELAQATYDGFNSEKASKFAGNSRYSRKEFFGKVGLEKGNPFKYLVTKFLYATSKASDSEAFLLRSFSKDAWSLQSNWIGYVAVATDEGKEALGRRDIVVAWRGTIQAAEWVKDFHFHLDPAPAIFGDAASAQVHHGFYSLYTSMNPGSKFTNTSARNQVLDEVGRLVEEYKNEEISISVTGHSLGAALATLNAADIAAQGLNKPRDKPQKACPVTAFAYASPRVGDSNFEDAFNGYKDLRALRIRNETDIVPVSLFLGFSDVGQELVIDTTKSKFLKEGVSAHNLEAYLHGVAGTQGKKGGFNLEVNRDIALLNKSIEALKDEYLVPVGWRVHENKGMVQQSDGTWKLMEENEDAFQSIHSSL; encoded by the exons ATGGGTAGCATTGCGAGAAAATGGAGAGAACTAAGTGGGAGAAGCAATTGGAAAAGTCTGGTAGAGCCTCTAGACATTGATCTTCGGCGTTACATAATACACTACGGAGAACTTGCTCAAGCTACGTACGATGGTTTTAACTCAGAAAAGGCATCAAAGTTTGCTGGGAACAGTCGATAttctaggaaggagttctttgGCAAAGTTGGGTTGGAAAAAGGGAACCCTTTCAAGTATTTGGTGACCAAGTTCTTGTACGCAACTTCCAAAGCCAGTGACTCTGAGGCGTTTCTCTTAAGGTCATTTTCGAAGGACGCTTGGAGCTTGCAATCGAATTGGATAGGGTATGTTGCCGTTGCCACTGATGAAGGGAAAGAAGCATTGGGGAGGAGGGACATAGTGGTTGCTTGGAGAGGAACCATTCAGGCTGCAGAATGGGTTAAGGATTTTCATTTCCATTTGGATCCTGCGCCGGCCATTTTTGGTGATGCTGCTTCTGCACAAGTCCACCATGGTTTTTACTCTCTTTACACTTCCATGAACCCAGGTTCAAAATTCACCAATACCAGTGCTAGAAACCAG GTTCTTGACGAGGTTGGAAGACTGGTGGAGGAATACAAGAATGAAGAAATTAGCATAAGTGTGACAGGGCACAGCTTGGGTGCTGCACTTGCAACATTAAATGCAGCGGACATAGCTGCCCAAGGGTTGAACAAACCAAGAGACAAACCTCAGAAAGCGTGTCCCGTAACTGCATTTGCATACGCGTCTCCTCGTGTAGGAGACTCAAACTTTGAGGATGCCTTCAATGGCTACAAAGATCTGCGAGCACTTCGTATTCGTAACGAAACCGATATTGTCCCCGTTAGTCTCTTTCTAGGCTTTTCCGATGTGGGACAGGAACTAGTGATCGACACTACAAAATCCAAGTTCTTGAAGGAAGGGGTGAGTGCTCATAACTTGGAGGCTTACTTGCATGGAGTTGCTGGAACGCAAGGGAAAAAAGGAGGGTTCAATTTGGAGGTGAATCGTGACATTGCACTTCTGAACAAGAGCATAGAAGCATTGAAAGATGAATATCTTGTTCCTGTGGGATGGAGGGTGCACGAGAACAAGGGTATGGTTCAACAATCAGATGGTACTTGGAAGCTTATGGAGGAAAATGAAGATGCTTTTCAATCCATACATTCCAGTTTATAA